One Streptobacillus canis genomic window carries:
- a CDS encoding DNA cytosine methyltransferase: MLNIVDVFSGAGGLTEGFRYKDYYNFICHIEMDKDACSSLELRNIYYYLKKENNLSPYFEYIQGKISRDDLYSIIPRNLTKDILNKEISKDTIPSIFEFIDQRLGNNELDGIIGGPPCQAYSTIGRANNKSKKSTDKRIYLYKHYLDFLDKYKPKFFVFENVKGLLSFKDLSGELLLPKIICEFDKCGYEVDYQIVDASNYGVVQKRERLILIGHRKDLVFNNSFFDCLAEYVEAALTIKELFEDLPSIKSGGSSHKYRCDVSSQFVEKYIRKKDDILTQHAARPHNENDLKIYKLVLKAKKKGKNLRYIDIPEELQTHSNTTSFLDRYKALDYGSVSHTVVAHIAKDGHYYIHPDLRQNRSITVREAARIQGFPDDFYFEHSRTAAFKQIGNAVPPILSKKIAMAIIDFLRGQKGE; this comes from the coding sequence ATGCTAAATATAGTAGATGTGTTTTCAGGGGCGGGTGGATTAACCGAAGGATTTAGGTATAAAGACTATTATAATTTTATTTGTCATATAGAAATGGACAAAGATGCTTGCTCTTCTTTAGAATTAAGAAACATATATTACTATTTAAAAAAAGAAAATAACCTATCTCCATATTTTGAATATATTCAAGGGAAAATCTCGAGAGATGATTTGTACTCGATTATACCAAGAAATCTAACTAAAGATATATTGAATAAGGAAATAAGTAAAGATACTATACCTTCGATTTTTGAATTTATTGACCAAAGATTAGGCAATAATGAGTTAGATGGTATTATTGGTGGACCACCGTGTCAGGCATATTCTACAATCGGTAGAGCCAATAACAAGTCGAAAAAATCTACTGACAAAAGAATTTATCTGTATAAACATTATTTAGATTTTCTGGATAAATATAAACCAAAGTTCTTTGTTTTTGAAAATGTTAAAGGGTTGCTCTCTTTTAAGGATTTATCAGGAGAGTTGCTCTTGCCAAAAATAATTTGCGAATTTGATAAGTGTGGATATGAGGTAGATTATCAAATAGTAGATGCAAGTAATTATGGTGTAGTACAAAAAAGAGAACGTTTAATACTTATCGGACATCGAAAAGATTTAGTGTTCAATAACTCATTTTTTGACTGCTTGGCTGAATATGTTGAAGCGGCCCTAACTATAAAAGAATTATTTGAGGACTTACCAAGTATAAAGTCTGGAGGAAGTTCTCATAAGTATCGTTGTGATGTTTCAAGTCAGTTTGTTGAAAAATATATTCGTAAAAAAGATGATATTTTAACACAACATGCTGCAAGACCTCATAATGAAAATGATTTGAAGATATATAAATTGGTACTAAAAGCTAAGAAAAAAGGTAAGAATTTAAGGTATATCGATATTCCTGAAGAACTGCAAACTCATTCTAATACAACATCTTTTTTAGATAGATATAAAGCTTTGGATTATGGCTCTGTTAGTCATACAGTTGTTGCTCATATTGCGAAAGATGGACATTACTATATTCATCCAGATTTAAGACAGAATCGTTCAATTACAGTAAGAGAAGCCGCTAGAATACAAGGGTTTCCAGATGATTTTTATTTTGAACATTCACGAACAGCTGCATTTAAACAGATTGGCAATGCCGTTCCACCAATTTTATCTAAAAAAATTGCAATGGCTATTATAGATTTTTTGAGAGGACAAAAAGG